A genomic window from Lotus japonicus ecotype B-129 chromosome 1, LjGifu_v1.2 includes:
- the LOC130739806 gene encoding uncharacterized protein LOC130739806 produces the protein MPSTDEVAALIVGDIGESEVGRDVVVKMNDGFLSNIHETHTASIPLHYPLIFPYGEDGFREDIPISEIFRNMGSYKRWKVSMRQFISFRLQDRNSEYGNIIFAKRLFQQFVVDAYTMIEANRLSYIRFNEKTIRAYYLNGVAEAIEKGETDPSSVGKRIILPPSFTGGCRYMFNNCQNAMSICKKFGYPDLFITATCNSQWGEIQRYVRARNLRAEDRPDICVRVFKMKLDNLMSDLRKGTIFGPVDAGMYTVEFQKRGLPHTHILLWLKPRYKLIIGEDIDKFISAELPDPQLYPKLYKAVSSFMIHGPCGVIDPKCACMVDGKCSKHFPKKYQNCTTIDDDGFPIYKRRKTGITVAKKGVPLDNGFVVPYNPRLLMNYHGHIDVEYYNKSNAIKYLFKYINKGSDRVNVQISNVGNGESNQDEIKQYYDCRYLTPCEAAWRTFKFDIHERWPPVKRLSFHLPSEQCVTFNDDEDWEGVVQNVQLKILNS, from the exons ATGCCGTCAACGGATGAGGTTGCAGCCTTGATTGTTGGGGACATTGGGGAGTCAGAAGTTGGTAGAGATGTTGTAGTGAAAATGAATGATGGATTTCTTTCAAACATACATGAAACTCATACTGCTTCCATTCCCTTGCACTATCCGCTTATATTTCCTTATGGTGAAGATGGCTTCCGTGAAGATATTCCCATTAGTGAGATTTTTAGAAACATGGGAAGCTACAAAAGATGGAAAGTCTCTATGAGGCAATTCATTTCATTCCGCCTTCAAGACAGAAACAGTGAGTATGGGAACATTATTTTTGCTAAGAGGTTGTTCCAACAGTTCGTCGTTGACGCATATACCATGATTGAAGCAAACCGTCTTTCATATATTCGATTTAACGAGAAAACCATAAGAGCATATTATTTAAATGGGGTTGCAGAGGCAATTGAGAAGGGAGAGACAGACCCGTCATCTGTAGGAAAGCGGATTATATTGCCTCCTTCCTTTACAGGAGGTTGTCGTTACATGTTTAATAATTGTCAGAATGCCATGTCAATTTGCAAAAAGTTTGGGTACCCTGATCTTTTTATTACAGCAACATGTAATTCACAATGGGGGGAAATTCAAAGGTATGTCCGTGCTAGGAATTTGAGAGCTGAAGATAGACCTGATATTTGTGTTAGAgttttcaagatgaagctcGATAATCTGATGTCTGATTTAAGGAAAGGCACTATATTTGGTCCTGTTGATGCAG GTATGTATACAGTAGAGTTTCAAAAACGTGGATTGCCACACACGCACATTCTTCTATGGTTGAAACCCCGGTACAAATTGATAATCGGAGAGGACATTGATAAATTCATTTCAGCTGAGCTTCCTGACCCGCAGTTGTATCCAAAGCTTTACAAGGCCGTTTCCTCCTTCATGATCCACGGTCCGTGTGGGGTTATTGATCCAAAGTGTGCATGCATGGTTGATGGCAAGTGTTCTAAACACTTTCCCAAAAAATATCAGAACTGCACTACCATTGATGATGATGGTTTCCCAATTTATAAGAGAAGGAAGACAGGAATTACAGTGGCCAAGAAAGGAGTTCCTTTGGATAATGGTTTTGTTGTTCCCTACAATCCTCGACTTCTGATGAATTATCATGGACATATCGACGTGGAGTATTACAATAAATCGAATGCAATaaagtatctatttaaatatatCAACAAAGGCAGTGATAGGGTGAATGTTCAAATTTCAAATGTTGGAAATGGTGAATCGAACCAGGATGAAATTAAACAGTACTACGATTGCAG GTATCTAACTCCATGTGAGGCAGCATGGAGGACATTTAAATTTGATATCCACGAGAGATGGCCGCCCGTGAAGCGCTTATCATTTCATCTTCCCAGTGAACAGTGTGTAACTTTCAACGACGATGAAGACTGGGAAGGCGTTGTTCAAAATGTTCAACTAAAGATACTCAATTCTTAG
- the LOC130732007 gene encoding probable trehalose-phosphate phosphatase D, with the protein MTKPNVLTPDTKSCITTLIGVPESMAVLGGILGITQHKNVVKKLEGAKVSTWIDSMRAASPTRVKSNNLPSSENQEKCSWILYHPSALSKFDEIKYNSKGKKIVVFLDYDGTLSPIVADPDKAFMTRQMRATLKNIAKHFPTAIVTGRCRDKVFNFVKLGELYYAASHGMDIMGPTKSRNLEKGNDKVVLFQPASQFLPLIDEVYKILLEKTKSVPGAKVENNKFCLSVHFRCVDEKSWAVLAEKVRLVLNEYPQLRLTQGRKVLEIRPTIKWDKGKALEFLLESLGYENSDDVFPIYIGDDRTDEDAFKVLRRRDQGVGILVSRVPKETEASYSLQDPSEVEQFLRCLVEWERSTIS; encoded by the exons ATGACAAAACCGAATGTGTTGACCCCTGACACTAAGTCATGTATTACCACGCTTATTGGCGTGCCTGAATCCATGGCTGTGCTTGGTGGGATTTTGGGCATTACACAACACAAAAATGTTGTGAAAAAGTTGGAAGGTGCTAAAGTTAGCACCTGGATTGATTCAATGAGAGCTGCTTCACCAACTAGAGTCAAATCTAATAACTTACCCTCCTCAGAAAACCAAGAAAAATGCTCTTGGATT CTTTATCATCCTTCAGCACTGAGCAAGTTTGATGAGATAAAATATAACTCCAAAGGAAAGAAGATTGTGGTTTTTCTTGACTATGATGGAACTCTCTCACCAATTGTTGCTGATCCTGATAAAGCTTTCATGACTAGACAG ATGAGAGCGACACTGAAGAACATAGCAAAACATTTTCCAACTGCTATTGTGACCGGAAGATGCAGAGACAAG gTATTTAACTTTGTAAAATTGGGTGAACTTTACTACGCTGCAAGCCATGGCATGGACATCATGGGACCAACAAAAAGCCGAAATCTTGAGAAA GGTAATGATAAAGTAGTGTTGTTCCAACCTGCTAGTCAATTCCTGCCACTGATCGATGAG gtgTACAAAATATTGTTAGAAAAAACAAAGTCTGTTCCAGGGGCTAAAGTAGAGAACAACAAATTTTGCTTGTCCGTGCACTTCCGTTGTGTTGACGAAAAG AGTTGGGCAGTGTTAGCAGAGAAAGTTAGGTTGGTGCTTAATGAGTACCCACAACTTAGGCTCACTCAAGGGAGAAAAGTGCTAGAGATCAGACCAACTATCAAATGGGACAAGGGCAAAGCTCTTGAATTCTTGTTAGAGTCGTTAG GGTACGAGAATTCTGatgatgtttttccaatttACATCGGTGATGATCGAACCGATGAGGATGCTTTTAAG GTTTTAAGAAGAAGGGATCAAGGAGTTGGAATTCTTGTTTCTAGAGTACCCAAAGAAACCGAAGCTTCCTACTCTTTGCAAGATCCATCAGAG GTTGAGCAATTTTTGAGGTGTTTGGTGGAGTGGGAAAGATCCACTATATCGTGA